In Silene latifolia isolate original U9 population chromosome X, ASM4854445v1, whole genome shotgun sequence, the following proteins share a genomic window:
- the LOC141618299 gene encoding uncharacterized protein LOC141618299 → MEFLAQIWLDSDYLSLVISASAWAAFSCIVSNSLILAKATASYCSEVHILISSYITKLYFNVISLDEAEDSDINSVEDASEWTEVTGSNPPWELLEGFVRKIWAAYKIDKISFLPNGVFLTEDCRLVKERVQFVPIWLRLYGMPLKFWSKTCLEKLAGLLGKFIKRDGATEDRTRLVYARLLVEVEVGQEFPEKLHFLDEMGKEVSILVDYEWKPSVYSSCKGIGHTSEMCKKNKINVPLAKPVPKQPQQVWTPVQRNKVPYPPKVPEVPFGGLTYHNSSLLTPVPVIQQISRQEHVTPVNVSPAKSYAEVLTASPTSRANLNGRSKEPPGLVNNIGLCGLVETKIKEHDFDSVLQVLGTHWKGINNYDHHHHRGRIWTIWDPQVFGVTPLHMNAQVITVQADISDFRGCGHYCGFNDIKGQGAFFTWNNKKAPATRGFSRIDRFLVNVEWMDLYPNAYAYFLPEGLFDHTPIINGTLMFKLVTKLKNLKKPLRMLNRNGFSDIGKRVVVAKALLEELQLAMHVNPTDLGLLVAETDADESYRQLCKMHYSFLSQKAKADWLSHGDENSKFFHSQIRARQVHNRVMSIHGLDGCLYSTCPEIEEAFLDYYKSLLGSSMPTKHVHVPTIRKGKLLTKEHHSLLLAVVTDIEIKECLFDIGSSKSPGPDGFSSQFFKDSWETVWGDVTAAIKDFFRLVLAMVLCNRIGKVLPDIVSVNQGGFIKGKNIVENVLICQDLMLRAFATFSAASGLCLNKNKFEIYFNGVKTDTVDAILQVSGFHRGTLPFSWSWKKIVLIMSIFKQAYVSNNWLNSSKEYSVKAGYDWLRGQQPKVDWS, encoded by the exons GTACACATTTTAATTAGCTCTTACATCACTAAATTGTATTTTAATGTCATATCAT TGGATGAAGCAGAGGATTCTGACATTAATTCAGTTGAAGACGCATCAGAGTGGACTGAAGTTACAG GGAGTAATCCTCCTTGGGAACTATTAGAGGGATTTGTTAGGAAGATATGGGCAGCATACAAAATTGATAAAATATCTTTCCTTCCAAATGGTGTTTTTTTG ACTGAGGATTGCAGATTGGTTAAGGAACGAGTTCAGTTTGTCCCTATTTGGCTTCGTCTTTATGGGATGCCTCTTAAGTTTTGGAGCAAAACTTGCCTGGAAAAGTTAGCAGGTTTGCTGGGCAAATTTATTAAACGAGATGGGGCCACTGAGGATAGAACTAGGTTGGTATATGCTCGTCTGTTGGTTGAGGTTGAAGTTGGCCAGGAATTTCCTGAAAAGCTTCATTTTCTAGATGAAATGGGCAAAGAGGTTAGCATTCTGGTTGATTACGAATGGAAACCTTCAGTTTATAGCTCTTGTAAAGGAATAGGTCATACTTCAGAGATGTgtaaaaagaataaaattaatgtCCCTTTGGCTAAACCTGTTCCCAAACAACCTCAGCAGGTTTGGACACCTGTTCAGAGAAACAAGGTTCCTTACCCACCAAAGGTGCCTGAGGTGCCTTTTGGAGGCCTTACTTATCATAATTCTTCATTGCTTACTCCTGTACCTGTCATACAACAAATCTCTAGGCAGGAACATGTCACTCCTGTGAATGTTTCCCCTGCTAAATCTTATGCGGAAGTACTCACAGCTAGTCCCACTTCTAGGGCTAATTTGAATGGGAGATCGAAGGAACCACCTGGATTAGTT AATAATATAGGATTATGTGGTTTGGtggaaactaaaataaaagaacaTGATTTTGATTCTGTTTTACAAGTTTTAGGGACTCACTGGAAAGGGATAAATAATtatgatcatcatcatcatagagGTAGAATTTGGACTATCTGGGATCCTCAAGTTTTTGGTGTAACCCCTCTTCATATGAATGCTCAAGTTATTACAGTTCAG GCTGATATTTCTGACTTTAGAGGTTGTGGTCATTATTGTGGTTTCAATGATATTAAGGGACAGGGTGCTTTTTTCACGTGGAATAACAAGAAAGCTCCTGCTACAAGGGGATTTTCTAGGATTGATAGATTTCTGGTGAATGTTGAGTGGATGGATTTATACCCTAATGCTTATGCATATTTCCTCCCTGAGGGGTTATTTGATCATACTCCTATT ATAAATGGGACTCTTATGTTTAAATTGGTGACTAAATTGAAAAATCTCAAGAAGCCTCTGAGAATGCTTAATAGAAATGGCTTTTCTGATATTGGGAAAAGAGTAGTTGTTGCTAAGGCTCTCTTGGAGGAGCTTCAACTGGCTATGCATGTTAATCCCACTGATTTGGGTCTTCTTGTTGCTGAGACTGATGCAGATGAGTCTTATAGGCAACTGTGTAAAATGCATTATAGCTTCTTATCTCAGAAAGCTAAGGCTGACTGGTTGTCTCATGGAGATGAAAATTCCAAGTTTTTTCACTCTCAGATCAGAGCTAGGCAAGTTCATAATAGAGTTATGAGCATTCATGGCTTAGATGGTTGTCTGTACTCCACCTGCCCTGAGATTGAGGAGGCTTTTTTGGACTACTATAAAAGCCTCCTTGGATCTTCCATGCCTACTAAGCATGTCCATGTGCCTACTATTAGGAAAGGGAAGCTGCTTACTAAGGAACATCACTCTCTGTTGCTTGCTGTTGTGACTGACATTGAAATTAAAGAATGCTTATTTGATATTGGGTCCTCTAAATCTCCAGGACCTGATGGATTCTCAAGTCAATTCTTTAAAGACTCTTGGGAGACTGTTTGGGGTGATGTCACTGCTGCAATTAAGGACTTTTTCAGACTG GTGTTGGCTATGGTTTTATGCAATAGAATTGGTAAAGTCCTACCTGACATTGTTAGTGTGAATCAAGGAGGGTTTATTAAAGGTAAAAACATTGTGGAAAATGTTCTTATTTGTCAAGATTTG ATGCTTAGAGCCTTTGCCACCTTTTCAGCTGCATCTGGTTTATGTTTGAACAAGAATAAGTTTGAGATCTACTTCAATGGGGTAAAGACTGATACAGTGGATGCAATTTTACAAGTTTCTGGGTTTCATAGGGGTACTCTCCCTTTTAG TTGGTCTTGGAAGAAGATTGTCCTCATTATGTCTATTTTCAAGCAAGCCTATGTTAGCAACAACTGGTTAAATTCCTCTAAAGAGTACTCGGTTAAAGCTGGATATGATTGGCTTAGAGGTCAACAGCCTAAGGTAGATTGGAGTTAA